One window of the Diospyros lotus cultivar Yz01 chromosome 12, ASM1463336v1, whole genome shotgun sequence genome contains the following:
- the LOC127786740 gene encoding K(+) efflux antiporter 2, chloroplastic-like isoform X2 — translation MEFACRFGQSNVFHGGDGGICRTSNGVHSLLRFRCGGVGCNLPGNPRPIAKTNQKKKLKKIILSGTSGSNSSIVAKGEFSSNFLRHSSCGSLTSDSIDTFKTLRGVVWLRCQGSDSVAYIDGNGRNVEFVESHNEESSRAGGDVSPELIGSGEGEDKEVPTLDELRELLQMARKDLEAARLNSATFEEKAHRFSEAAIALKDEATNAWDNVNSILNRIEEIVNEEAVAKEAVENAITVLSLAEERLRLAVDSSEAAEGSNDFLEASSESDSEHESRGKEPNSLTKEDEAILLAQDDIRECRATLAICEAELRLLQSRKEELHKEVDRLKEIAEKAQIDALKAEEDVANVMLLAEQAVAFELEATQRVNDAEISLQRAEKNLSVSHIDGTETTDQQNGSSSEGQVVSEDELPEKERVNQGSSGGDIVVEGERVIPIESSSLVIEPLPGSQFDGPGQSFEEPSLPYDTDKENGKLGLDLSQDIRTDSEKSKNVAQTKKPESQKDLMKDGSTFNSPKALLKKSSRFFSASFFSSDGTEFTPASLFHGLMESAKAQMPKLIFGALLIGAGTAFYVNRAEKINQLFVQPDIISTSIDEVSLNAKPVVRQIRKLPKRLKKLMEMLPHQEVNEEEASLFDMLWLLLASVIFVPVFQKIPGGSPVLGYLAAGILIGPYGLSIIRHVHGTKAIAEFGVVFLLFNIGLELSVERLSSMKKYVFGLGTAQVFATAVVVGLVSHFIAGQAGPAALVIGNGLALSSTAVVLQVLQERGESTSRHGRATFSVLLFQDLAVVVLLILIPLISPNSSKGGVGFQAIAEALGLAAVKAIVAIAAIIAGGRLLLRPIYKQIAENQNAEIFSANTLLVILGTSLLTARAGLSMALGAFLAGLLLAETEFSLQVESDIAPYRGLLLGLFFMTVGMSIDPKLLISNFPVIMGTLSLLIGGKIILVAGVGRLFGISIISAIRVGLLLAPGGEFAFVAFGEAVNQGIMSSQLSSLLFLVVGISMALTPWLAAGGQLIANRFELHDVRSLLPVESETDDLRGHIIICGFGRVGQIIAQLLSERLIPFVALDVRSDRVAVGRALDIPVYFGDAGSREVLHKVGAERACAAAITLDSPGANYRTVWALSKYFPNVKTFVRAHDVDHGLNLEKAGATAVVPETLEPSLQLAAAVLAQAKLPTSEIAAAINEFRCRHLSELSELDF, via the exons ATGGAGTTCGCGTGTAGGTTTGGGCAGTCTAATGTGTTTCATGGCGGCGACGGTGGAATTTGCAGGACTTCGAATGGTGTCCATTCACTTCTGCGGTTTAGATGCGGTGGTGTTGGTTGTAATCTCCCTGGCAATCCAAGACCTATTGCAAAGACCAACCagaaaaaaaagttgaaaaaaataattttgtctgGTACTAGTGGTTCAAATTCAAGTATAGTTGCTAAAGGTGAATTTAGCAGCAATTTCTTGCGTCATAGTTCATGTGGATCTTTGACTTCTGATTCTATTGATACTTTTAAGACGTTGAGGGGAGTAGTTTGGTTGCGGTGCCAGGGCAGTGATTCAGTAGCTTATATAGATGGTAATGGTAGAAATGTAGAATTTGTGGAAAGTCATAATGAAGAGAGCTCAAGAGCAGGGGGTGATGTAAGTCCAGAGTTGATTGGTTCAGGGGAAGGAGAAGACAAGGAGGTTCCCACTCTGGATGAATTAAGGGAGTTATTGCAGATGGCACGTAAGGATTTGGAGGCTGCCCGCCTTAACAGTGCCACGTTTGAGGAAAAGGCTCACAGATTTTCAGAAGCTGCAATAGCATTGAAGGATGAAGCGACAAATgcttgggacaatgttaattcTATCCTTAACAGGATTGAAGAGATTGTGAATGAAGAAGCTGTTGCTAAAGAAGCTGTTGAAAATGCGATTACTGTTCTTTCTCTCGCAGAGGAGAGACTCCGGCTGGCAGTGGATTCATCAGAAGCTGCAGAAGGAAGTAATGATTTCTTAGAGGCTTCGAGTGAGAGTGATTCAGAACATGAAAGCAGAGGGAAAGAGCCCAATTCTTTGACGAAGGAAGATGAGGCTATCTTACTTGCTCAGGATGATATTAGAGAGTGTAGGGCGACCTTGGCGATTTGTGAAGCGGAGCTAAGACTGTTGCAAAGCAGAAAAGAGGAGTTGCATAAGGAAGTGGATAGGCTAAAAGAGATTGCAGAAAAGGCACAAATTGATGCTTTGAAAGCTGAGGAGGATGTGGCCAATGTAATGCTTTTAGCAGAGCAAGCTGTTGCTTTTGAACTTGAGGCTACACAACGTGTAAATGATGCAGAGATTTCCTTACAAAGGGCAGAAAAGAATCTATCTGTTTCTCATATTGATGGCACAGAAACTACAGATCAACAAAATGGATCTTCATCTGAAGGGCAGGTGGTGAGTGAGGACGAATTGCCTGAGAAGGAAAGGGTGAATCAAGGAAGTTCAGGTGGTGATATTGTTGTTGAAGGTGAAAGAGTCATTCCAATTGAGAGTTCTTCTTTGGTTATTGAGCCTTTACCAGGTAGCCAGTTTGATGGCCCTGGTCAAAGTTTTGAAGAGCCCAGTTTACCTTATGATActgataaagaaaatggaaaactaGGTTTAGATTTGTCCCAAGATATTAGAACAGATTCAGAAAAGTCAAAGAACGTGGCTCAAACAAAAAAGCCAGAATCTCAGAAGGATTTGATGAAGGATGGTTCAACATTTAATTCTCCAAAAGCATTACTCAAGAAATCTTCTCGTTTCTTCTCTGCATCTTTTTTCTCTTCAGATGGGACTGAGTTCACGCCCGCATCCCTGTTCCATGGTCTTATGGAGTCTGCAAAGGCACAAATGCCTAAGCTGATTTTTGGGGCGTTGCTTATTGGTGCCGG GACTGCCTTCTATGTCAATCGAGCTGAGAAAATTAATCAGCTATTTGTACAACCGGATATCATTTCCACTAGCATTGATGAAGTCTCGTTGAATGCAAAGCCTGTAGTCCGTCAAATTCGGAAATTgcccaagagattgaagaaattAATGGAGATGCTTCCTCATCAAGAG GTGAATGAGGAGGAAGCTTCACTCTTTGACATGTTATGGTTGCTGCTTGCAAGTGTCATTTTTGTACCTGTTTTCCAGAAAATCCCTGGAG GAAGTCCTGTTCTAGGATATCTAGCTGCTGGCATCTTGATTGGACCGTATGGTCTCTCCATTATTCGTCATGTACACGGGACAAAGGCAATAGCTGAATTTGGAGTTGTTTTCTTGCTATTCAATATTGGCTTGGAG CTTTCGGTTGAAAGACTGAGTTCTATGAAGAAATATGTGTTTGGATTGGGTACTGCTCAG GTCTTTGCGACAGCAGTGGTGGTTGGATTAGTTTCTCATTTTATTGCTGGGCAGGCTGGTCCTGCTGCACTTGTCATTGGAAATGGCCTTGCATTGTCTTCCACTGCTGTTGTCCTTCAG GTATTGCAAGAACGAGGTGAGAGTACATCACGCCATGGGCGAGCTACATTTTCTGTTTTACTTTTCCAG GATTTGGCAGTTGTGGTTTTGCTGATACTCATACCTCTTATTTCTCCAAATTCATCTAAAGGCGGG gtTGGCTTTCAAGCGATTGCTGAAGCTCTTGGATTGGCTGCTGTTAAGGCTATTGTTGCAATTGCTGCCATAATTGCTGGAGGACGCTTG CTGCTTCGGCCAATTTATAAGCAAATTGCAGAGAATCAAAATGCGGAGATATTCTCTGCAAATACACTTCTTGTGATTCTGGGGACTAGCCTGCTGACAGCTAGG GCTGGTCTTTCCATGGCATTGGGAGCATTTTTGGCCGGTTTGCTTCTTGCAGAAACAGAATTTTCTTTACAGGTTGAATCAGATATTGCTCCATACCGTGGCCTTCTATTGGGTCTCTTCTTCATGACG GTTGGAATGTCCATTGATCCAAAGCTTCTAATTTCAAACTTTCCAGTTATTATGGGAACGCTAAGTCTTTTAATTGGTGGGAAAATCATATTGGTTGCTGGTGTTGGTAGACTTTTTGGTATTTCCATCATATCTGCAATAAGAGTTGGTCTTCTACTTGCTCCGGGTGGAGAATTTGCTTTCGTGGCTTTTGGTGAAGCTGTTAATCAG GGTATAATGTCTTCCCAATTGTCATCTTTGTTGTTTCTTGTTGTTGGGATTTCAATGGCCCTTACACCATGGTTAGCTGCTGGAGGGCAGTTAATAGCCAATCGCTTTGAGCTGCATGATGTGCGAAGTTTATTACCCGTAGAAAGTGAG ACAGATGATTTGCGGGGTCATATCATTATTTGTGGGTTTGGACGTGTTGGCCAG ATCATTGCCCAGCTTCTCTCAGAAAGACTTATTCCATTTGTTGCTCTTGATGTCAGGAG TGATCGAGTAGCAGTTGGCCGCGCCCTTGATATTCCTGTGTATTTTGGAGATGCTGGAAGTCGAGAG GTGCTCCATAAAGTTGGTGCTGAAAGAGCATGCGCAGCAGCAATAACTTTAGATTCTCCTGGTGCAAACTATAGGACTGTTTGGGCCTTGAGCAAGTATTTCCCTAATGTGAAGACATTTGTCCGTGCCCATGATGTTGACCACGGCCTCAATTTGGAAAAGGCGGGGGCAACAGCG GTCGTCCCTGAGACCTTAGAACCAAGTCTCCAGTTAGCGGCTGCTGTTCTTGCTCAG GCAAAACTGCCAACTTCAGAAATAGCAGCGGCTATCAATGAATTTAGGTGCCGCCACCTCTCTGAGCTCTCTGAG CTGGATTTTTGA
- the LOC127787651 gene encoding LIM domain-containing protein PLIM2b-like codes for MSFTGTLDKCKACDKTVYFVDLLSADGATYHRSCFKCSHCKGTLVMSNYSSMDGVLYCKTHFEQLFKESGNFSKNFHTWKPDQPLARTSTPSKLSSLFCGTQDKCAACTKTVYPLEKVTLEGESYHRSCFKCAHGGCPLTHSSYAALDGVLYCRHHFAQLFMEKGTYSHVLEAANKKTGATTTDAELEAESNEVKEGGGGEEEQAKAEPDQAQN; via the exons atgtcatTCACAGGGACGCTGGATAAATGCAAAGCTTGTGATAAGACtgtttattttgttgatttgtTGTCTGCTGATGGGGCTACTTACCACAGGTCTTGCTTCAAATGCAGCCACTGCAAGGGAACTCTTGTA ATGAGCAACTACTCATCCATGGATGGAGTCCTCTACTGCAAGACTCACTTTGAGCAGCTTTTCAAGGAATCTGGCAATTTCAGCAAGAACTTCCACACAT GGAAGCCTGACCAACCACTG GCCAGGACCTCAACCCCAAGCAAACTCTCTTCACTGTTCTGTGGCACCCAAGATAAGTGTGCAGCTTGTACCAAAACTGTGTATCCACTTGAGAAG GTGACATTGGAGGGAGAATCATACCACAGGTCATGCTTCAAGTGTGCTCATGGGGGTTGCCCCCTCACGCACTCATCCTATGCTGCCCTAGATGGAGTCCTCTACTGTAGGCACCACTTTGCCCAATTGTTCATGGAGAAAGGCACCTACAGCCATGTCCTTGAGGCTGCCAACAAGAAAACCGGCGCCACCACAACCGATGCTGAACTGGAAGCAGAATCTAATGAAGtaaaagaaggaggaggaggagaagaagagcaaGCCAAAGCTGAACCAGaccaggcacaaaactag
- the LOC127786740 gene encoding K(+) efflux antiporter 2, chloroplastic-like isoform X1, which produces MEFACRFGQSNVFHGGDGGICRTSNGVHSLLRFRCGGVGCNLPGNPRPIAKTNQKKKLKKIILSGTSGSNSSIVAKGEFSSNFLRHSSCGSLTSDSIDTFKTLRGVVWLRCQGSDSVAYIDGNGRNVEFVESHNEESSRAGGDVSPELIGSGEGEDKEVPTLDELRELLQMARKDLEAARLNSATFEEKAHRFSEAAIALKDEATNAWDNVNSILNRIEEIVNEEAVAKEAVENAITVLSLAEERLRLAVDSSEAAEGSNDFLEASSESDSEHESRGKEPNSLTKEDEAILLAQDDIRECRATLAICEAELRLLQSRKEELHKEVDRLKEIAEKAQIDALKAEEDVANVMLLAEQAVAFELEATQRVNDAEISLQRAEKNLSVSHIDGTETTDQQNGSSSEGQVVSEDELPEKERVNQGSSGGDIVVEGERVIPIESSSLVIEPLPGSQFDGPGQSFEEPSLPYDTDKENGKLGLDLSQDIRTDSEKSKNVAQTKKPESQKDLMKDGSTFNSPKALLKKSSRFFSASFFSSDGTEFTPASLFHGLMESAKAQMPKLIFGALLIGAGTAFYVNRAEKINQLFVQPDIISTSIDEVSLNAKPVVRQIRKLPKRLKKLMEMLPHQEVNEEEASLFDMLWLLLASVIFVPVFQKIPGGSPVLGYLAAGILIGPYGLSIIRHVHGTKAIAEFGVVFLLFNIGLELSVERLSSMKKYVFGLGTAQVFATAVVVGLVSHFIAGQAGPAALVIGNGLALSSTAVVLQVLQERGESTSRHGRATFSVLLFQDLAVVVLLILIPLISPNSSKGGVGFQAIAEALGLAAVKAIVAIAAIIAGGRLLLRPIYKQIAENQNAEIFSANTLLVILGTSLLTARAGLSMALGAFLAGLLLAETEFSLQVESDIAPYRGLLLGLFFMTVGMSIDPKLLISNFPVIMGTLSLLIGGKIILVAGVGRLFGISIISAIRVGLLLAPGGEFAFVAFGEAVNQGIMSSQLSSLLFLVVGISMALTPWLAAGGQLIANRFELHDVRSLLPVESETDDLRGHIIICGFGRVGQIIAQLLSERLIPFVALDVRSDRVAVGRALDIPVYFGDAGSREVLHKVGAERACAAAITLDSPGANYRTVWALSKYFPNVKTFVRAHDVDHGLNLEKAGATAVVPETLEPSLQLAAAVLAQAKLPTSEIAAAINEFRCRHLSELSELCEARGSSLGYGYSAMMSKPKSQPPFDPSDENQVTEGTLAI; this is translated from the exons ATGGAGTTCGCGTGTAGGTTTGGGCAGTCTAATGTGTTTCATGGCGGCGACGGTGGAATTTGCAGGACTTCGAATGGTGTCCATTCACTTCTGCGGTTTAGATGCGGTGGTGTTGGTTGTAATCTCCCTGGCAATCCAAGACCTATTGCAAAGACCAACCagaaaaaaaagttgaaaaaaataattttgtctgGTACTAGTGGTTCAAATTCAAGTATAGTTGCTAAAGGTGAATTTAGCAGCAATTTCTTGCGTCATAGTTCATGTGGATCTTTGACTTCTGATTCTATTGATACTTTTAAGACGTTGAGGGGAGTAGTTTGGTTGCGGTGCCAGGGCAGTGATTCAGTAGCTTATATAGATGGTAATGGTAGAAATGTAGAATTTGTGGAAAGTCATAATGAAGAGAGCTCAAGAGCAGGGGGTGATGTAAGTCCAGAGTTGATTGGTTCAGGGGAAGGAGAAGACAAGGAGGTTCCCACTCTGGATGAATTAAGGGAGTTATTGCAGATGGCACGTAAGGATTTGGAGGCTGCCCGCCTTAACAGTGCCACGTTTGAGGAAAAGGCTCACAGATTTTCAGAAGCTGCAATAGCATTGAAGGATGAAGCGACAAATgcttgggacaatgttaattcTATCCTTAACAGGATTGAAGAGATTGTGAATGAAGAAGCTGTTGCTAAAGAAGCTGTTGAAAATGCGATTACTGTTCTTTCTCTCGCAGAGGAGAGACTCCGGCTGGCAGTGGATTCATCAGAAGCTGCAGAAGGAAGTAATGATTTCTTAGAGGCTTCGAGTGAGAGTGATTCAGAACATGAAAGCAGAGGGAAAGAGCCCAATTCTTTGACGAAGGAAGATGAGGCTATCTTACTTGCTCAGGATGATATTAGAGAGTGTAGGGCGACCTTGGCGATTTGTGAAGCGGAGCTAAGACTGTTGCAAAGCAGAAAAGAGGAGTTGCATAAGGAAGTGGATAGGCTAAAAGAGATTGCAGAAAAGGCACAAATTGATGCTTTGAAAGCTGAGGAGGATGTGGCCAATGTAATGCTTTTAGCAGAGCAAGCTGTTGCTTTTGAACTTGAGGCTACACAACGTGTAAATGATGCAGAGATTTCCTTACAAAGGGCAGAAAAGAATCTATCTGTTTCTCATATTGATGGCACAGAAACTACAGATCAACAAAATGGATCTTCATCTGAAGGGCAGGTGGTGAGTGAGGACGAATTGCCTGAGAAGGAAAGGGTGAATCAAGGAAGTTCAGGTGGTGATATTGTTGTTGAAGGTGAAAGAGTCATTCCAATTGAGAGTTCTTCTTTGGTTATTGAGCCTTTACCAGGTAGCCAGTTTGATGGCCCTGGTCAAAGTTTTGAAGAGCCCAGTTTACCTTATGATActgataaagaaaatggaaaactaGGTTTAGATTTGTCCCAAGATATTAGAACAGATTCAGAAAAGTCAAAGAACGTGGCTCAAACAAAAAAGCCAGAATCTCAGAAGGATTTGATGAAGGATGGTTCAACATTTAATTCTCCAAAAGCATTACTCAAGAAATCTTCTCGTTTCTTCTCTGCATCTTTTTTCTCTTCAGATGGGACTGAGTTCACGCCCGCATCCCTGTTCCATGGTCTTATGGAGTCTGCAAAGGCACAAATGCCTAAGCTGATTTTTGGGGCGTTGCTTATTGGTGCCGG GACTGCCTTCTATGTCAATCGAGCTGAGAAAATTAATCAGCTATTTGTACAACCGGATATCATTTCCACTAGCATTGATGAAGTCTCGTTGAATGCAAAGCCTGTAGTCCGTCAAATTCGGAAATTgcccaagagattgaagaaattAATGGAGATGCTTCCTCATCAAGAG GTGAATGAGGAGGAAGCTTCACTCTTTGACATGTTATGGTTGCTGCTTGCAAGTGTCATTTTTGTACCTGTTTTCCAGAAAATCCCTGGAG GAAGTCCTGTTCTAGGATATCTAGCTGCTGGCATCTTGATTGGACCGTATGGTCTCTCCATTATTCGTCATGTACACGGGACAAAGGCAATAGCTGAATTTGGAGTTGTTTTCTTGCTATTCAATATTGGCTTGGAG CTTTCGGTTGAAAGACTGAGTTCTATGAAGAAATATGTGTTTGGATTGGGTACTGCTCAG GTCTTTGCGACAGCAGTGGTGGTTGGATTAGTTTCTCATTTTATTGCTGGGCAGGCTGGTCCTGCTGCACTTGTCATTGGAAATGGCCTTGCATTGTCTTCCACTGCTGTTGTCCTTCAG GTATTGCAAGAACGAGGTGAGAGTACATCACGCCATGGGCGAGCTACATTTTCTGTTTTACTTTTCCAG GATTTGGCAGTTGTGGTTTTGCTGATACTCATACCTCTTATTTCTCCAAATTCATCTAAAGGCGGG gtTGGCTTTCAAGCGATTGCTGAAGCTCTTGGATTGGCTGCTGTTAAGGCTATTGTTGCAATTGCTGCCATAATTGCTGGAGGACGCTTG CTGCTTCGGCCAATTTATAAGCAAATTGCAGAGAATCAAAATGCGGAGATATTCTCTGCAAATACACTTCTTGTGATTCTGGGGACTAGCCTGCTGACAGCTAGG GCTGGTCTTTCCATGGCATTGGGAGCATTTTTGGCCGGTTTGCTTCTTGCAGAAACAGAATTTTCTTTACAGGTTGAATCAGATATTGCTCCATACCGTGGCCTTCTATTGGGTCTCTTCTTCATGACG GTTGGAATGTCCATTGATCCAAAGCTTCTAATTTCAAACTTTCCAGTTATTATGGGAACGCTAAGTCTTTTAATTGGTGGGAAAATCATATTGGTTGCTGGTGTTGGTAGACTTTTTGGTATTTCCATCATATCTGCAATAAGAGTTGGTCTTCTACTTGCTCCGGGTGGAGAATTTGCTTTCGTGGCTTTTGGTGAAGCTGTTAATCAG GGTATAATGTCTTCCCAATTGTCATCTTTGTTGTTTCTTGTTGTTGGGATTTCAATGGCCCTTACACCATGGTTAGCTGCTGGAGGGCAGTTAATAGCCAATCGCTTTGAGCTGCATGATGTGCGAAGTTTATTACCCGTAGAAAGTGAG ACAGATGATTTGCGGGGTCATATCATTATTTGTGGGTTTGGACGTGTTGGCCAG ATCATTGCCCAGCTTCTCTCAGAAAGACTTATTCCATTTGTTGCTCTTGATGTCAGGAG TGATCGAGTAGCAGTTGGCCGCGCCCTTGATATTCCTGTGTATTTTGGAGATGCTGGAAGTCGAGAG GTGCTCCATAAAGTTGGTGCTGAAAGAGCATGCGCAGCAGCAATAACTTTAGATTCTCCTGGTGCAAACTATAGGACTGTTTGGGCCTTGAGCAAGTATTTCCCTAATGTGAAGACATTTGTCCGTGCCCATGATGTTGACCACGGCCTCAATTTGGAAAAGGCGGGGGCAACAGCG GTCGTCCCTGAGACCTTAGAACCAAGTCTCCAGTTAGCGGCTGCTGTTCTTGCTCAG GCAAAACTGCCAACTTCAGAAATAGCAGCGGCTATCAATGAATTTAGGTGCCGCCACCTCTCTGAGCTCTCTGAG CTGTGTGAAGCAAGGGGAAGTTCTCTTGGCTATGGATATTCTGCGATGATGAGTAAACCCAAATCTCAGCCACCCTTCGATCCTTCCGACGAGAATCAGGTGACTGAAGGAACACTGGCGATATAA